A portion of the Hoylesella buccalis ATCC 35310 genome contains these proteins:
- a CDS encoding DUF4980 domain-containing protein has protein sequence MKRLFILTISAMFALSFLHAQTTHFLSDKHVMQRVSTTSKYLLLPVEESRENDHVRILQDQKVVKEFNCKLAMNKIDYFVPLHLDEFAGKEILLDITISRGNTNEQARHTATKEFICWKAMKYADTFDTQNREKFRPVYHHTPLYGWMNDPNGMFYKDGIWHLYFQHNPYGSQWENMTWGHSTSRDLMNWTFEGDAVMPDALGTVFSGSAVVDKNNTAGFGSGAVVAMYTSAGQSQTQSLAYSTDNGQTFTKYAGNPVIVSNTPDFRDPKMFWNEEIGKWNMILAEGQHMKIYSSSNLKDWTFESDFGEGYGNHDGVWECPDLLKMGNRWLLICNINPGGPFGGSATQYFVGTFDGRKFMCEDAPEVTKWMDWGKDHYATVTFSNAPDGRHVAMSWMSNWQYANDVPTRQYRSANGLPRDLGLFSYQGKTYCSVKPSPEVMSAFASKPVKRLSDACRVDVRLRANTVITLSNGQGETVTMTYNAKNETFEMDRTKSGDTSFSSNFATVTKAPTYGKINTLQIFIDKSSIEVFDADGKMAMSNIVFPSSPYTQLTVKGGKARIYNLK, from the coding sequence ATGAAACGACTTTTCATTCTAACTATTTCGGCGATGTTTGCGCTGAGTTTCCTGCACGCACAAACCACCCATTTCCTTAGCGATAAACACGTGATGCAGCGCGTATCTACCACCTCAAAATACCTGTTATTACCCGTAGAAGAAAGCCGCGAGAACGACCATGTGCGGATTCTTCAGGACCAAAAGGTGGTGAAGGAATTTAATTGCAAGTTGGCCATGAACAAGATTGATTACTTTGTTCCTCTTCACCTCGATGAGTTTGCCGGGAAAGAAATCTTGCTCGACATCACCATTTCACGCGGTAATACTAACGAACAGGCCAGACATACGGCCACCAAGGAATTTATCTGTTGGAAGGCAATGAAGTATGCTGATACGTTTGATACGCAGAATCGTGAGAAATTCCGTCCTGTCTATCACCACACGCCTCTTTACGGCTGGATGAACGACCCCAACGGGATGTTTTATAAGGACGGTATTTGGCATCTCTACTTTCAGCACAATCCCTACGGATCGCAGTGGGAGAACATGACATGGGGCCATTCCACCTCGCGCGACTTGATGAACTGGACCTTCGAGGGCGATGCTGTGATGCCAGACGCCTTGGGAACGGTGTTCAGCGGATCGGCTGTTGTAGACAAGAACAACACGGCTGGATTTGGCAGTGGTGCCGTTGTGGCTATGTATACTTCTGCAGGACAGAGCCAGACACAGAGCTTGGCCTACAGCACCGACAACGGACAGACGTTTACGAAATATGCGGGCAATCCAGTGATTGTGTCAAATACGCCCGACTTCCGCGACCCAAAGATGTTCTGGAATGAGGAAATAGGCAAATGGAACATGATTTTGGCCGAAGGGCAGCACATGAAAATCTATTCTTCGTCAAACCTGAAGGACTGGACGTTTGAAAGCGATTTCGGCGAGGGTTACGGCAACCACGATGGGGTTTGGGAATGCCCCGACCTGCTGAAAATGGGCAACCGATGGCTGCTCATCTGCAACATCAACCCTGGCGGACCTTTCGGTGGCTCGGCCACTCAGTATTTTGTCGGTACTTTCGACGGTCGCAAGTTCATGTGTGAGGATGCTCCAGAGGTGACCAAATGGATGGATTGGGGCAAGGACCACTATGCCACCGTCACTTTCAGCAATGCTCCCGACGGACGTCATGTGGCCATGTCTTGGATGAGCAACTGGCAGTATGCCAACGATGTGCCCACCAGGCAATATCGCTCGGCCAACGGTTTGCCGCGCGATCTCGGTCTGTTCAGCTATCAGGGAAAGACTTATTGCAGCGTCAAACCGAGTCCGGAGGTCATGAGTGCGTTTGCATCGAAACCCGTTAAGCGGCTCAGCGACGCCTGTCGCGTCGATGTCCGGCTGCGTGCCAACACTGTTATCACGCTGTCCAATGGTCAGGGAGAAACGGTCACCATGACTTATAATGCCAAGAACGAAACATTTGAGATGGATCGCACCAAGAGCGGCGACACAAGTTTTTCGAGCAATTTTGCAACGGTGACCAAAGCCCCGACCTACGGAAAAATAAACACACTTCAAATCTTCATAGACAAAAGCAGTATCGAGGTGTTCGATGCCGATGGGAAAATGGCCATGTCTAACATAGTCTTCCCCTCCTCACCCTATACGCAGCTTACTGTCAAGGGTGGCAAGGCCCGTATTTACAATCTGAAATAA
- a CDS encoding MFS transporter — MSKTNKLALIPVMLCFFAMGFVDLVGIASNYVKEDLALSDSVANILPSLVFFWFLIFSVPTGVLMNKIGRKKTVLLSLVVTNLSLLLPIFSENFYVMLISFSLLGIGNALMQTSLNPLVSTVIKGNLAATLTFGQFVKAIASLMAPYIAMWGALATIPAFGLGWRVLFPIYMIVGVIASLLLASTPIEEETDTLDADENDTVASHFSKAFGLLGTPAVLLSFVAIICHVGIDVGANTTAPKILMERLGMTLNEAAFATSLYFIFRTIGCLTGSYFLRVMKSRTFFIISVAMMTLSMLGLLVGTSKPILYTAIALVGYGNSNIFSIVFSQALLSVPEKKNAVSGLMIMGLFGGTVFPLLMGFASDAIGQIGAVGVMAVGVAYLFTYITQVKH, encoded by the coding sequence ATGAGCAAAACAAATAAACTCGCTTTGATACCGGTCATGCTCTGTTTTTTCGCCATGGGCTTCGTCGACTTAGTAGGCATTGCGTCCAACTATGTGAAAGAAGACCTTGCGCTGAGCGACTCGGTTGCCAACATCCTGCCTTCGCTGGTATTCTTCTGGTTTCTCATTTTCTCTGTTCCCACTGGGGTTTTGATGAACAAAATCGGACGCAAAAAAACTGTCTTGCTGTCGCTTGTAGTCACCAACCTCTCGCTGTTGTTACCCATTTTCAGTGAAAACTTCTATGTCATGCTCATCTCCTTCTCCCTTTTGGGAATTGGAAACGCATTGATGCAGACTTCGCTCAATCCGTTAGTGTCTACCGTCATCAAGGGAAACCTTGCTGCGACGCTCACCTTCGGCCAATTTGTGAAAGCCATCGCATCGCTCATGGCACCCTATATCGCTATGTGGGGAGCATTGGCCACCATTCCGGCCTTCGGCTTGGGTTGGCGTGTGCTTTTCCCCATCTATATGATTGTCGGCGTGATAGCCTCGCTGCTGTTGGCCTCGACGCCCATCGAGGAGGAAACCGACACACTCGATGCCGATGAGAACGACACCGTGGCAAGCCATTTTTCGAAAGCCTTCGGACTGCTCGGCACACCGGCTGTGCTGTTGAGCTTTGTCGCCATCATCTGTCATGTGGGCATTGATGTGGGCGCCAACACCACGGCTCCGAAGATTTTGATGGAGCGGTTGGGCATGACACTGAACGAGGCCGCCTTTGCCACGAGTCTATATTTCATTTTCCGCACCATCGGCTGTCTCACAGGAAGTTATTTTTTACGGGTTATGAAGAGTCGCACATTCTTTATCATCAGCGTCGCGATGATGACTTTGTCTATGCTCGGACTGCTTGTCGGAACATCCAAACCAATACTCTATACAGCCATCGCCTTAGTGGGATATGGCAACTCCAACATCTTCTCCATCGTGTTCTCGCAGGCACTTCTTTCGGTGCCCGAAAAGAAAAATGCCGTGAGTGGTCTGATGATTATGGGGCTGTTCGGTGGTACGGTGTTCCCGTTGCTCATGGGATTTGCCAGCGATGCCATCGGTCAGATTGGCGCAGTAGGCGTCATGGCTGTCGGTGTGGCTTATCTGTTTACCTATATAACTCAAGTGAAACACTAA
- a CDS encoding DUF4960 domain-containing protein produces the protein MKKILVGFISMLTVCLGFTSCSDVEIPEAVTSETVSSLTSSVSGRNVTLSWSNPADASGVQILKNNTILANYDSIFTTFLDRHVAVNTDLWYTVKAKYSDGRVSEGQSIKQNVQYEANARPAMLITAETIDAIEDDDEKAAAEWFHATYPNGAILTPGTLSTLYPDEYNVVWIQIDRVGIEMGWKNLPANMVSDKVIGILTQYVEEGGNLFLTKHATQLTVAIGRIEEDLGPHIFSAGPGGHGDDNWTVNAHIGCGQEISYDHRKHDIYAGLTTNMDFGHESFGLEGPGFREDHNCMWDLNSYGLPALVPTAHNVVDAYQQLTNCTVLGTWGHVTDYCCAGIIDFNPMPEMPGRILAIGLSAYEWDANDTVNSYQTNMERLTKNCIDYLSK, from the coding sequence ATGAAAAAAATATTAGTAGGTTTCATCAGTATGTTGACTGTTTGTCTGGGGTTCACATCCTGCTCGGATGTAGAAATTCCCGAGGCAGTAACCTCCGAAACGGTTTCTTCGCTCACTTCATCGGTCAGCGGACGCAATGTCACCCTGAGTTGGTCCAACCCTGCTGACGCTTCCGGTGTACAGATATTGAAGAATAATACCATTCTAGCCAACTACGACAGCATTTTCACCACCTTCCTCGATCGCCACGTAGCCGTGAATACCGACCTATGGTACACGGTCAAGGCCAAATATAGCGACGGCCGCGTGTCTGAGGGACAATCCATCAAACAGAACGTCCAATACGAGGCCAACGCCCGGCCAGCCATGCTCATTACGGCCGAAACCATAGACGCTATTGAGGACGATGACGAGAAAGCCGCTGCCGAGTGGTTTCATGCCACCTATCCCAACGGTGCTATTCTTACTCCCGGAACGCTCTCGACGCTCTACCCCGACGAGTACAATGTGGTGTGGATACAGATTGACCGTGTGGGCATTGAAATGGGATGGAAGAATTTGCCGGCCAACATGGTTAGCGATAAGGTTATCGGTATTCTCACTCAATATGTTGAAGAAGGGGGTAATTTGTTCCTGACCAAACACGCTACACAACTCACAGTTGCCATAGGACGCATTGAGGAAGACTTGGGTCCCCACATCTTCTCGGCAGGTCCCGGCGGTCATGGTGATGATAATTGGACGGTCAACGCCCACATCGGATGCGGTCAAGAAATATCCTACGACCATCGGAAACACGACATCTATGCCGGCCTGACAACCAATATGGACTTTGGACACGAGAGTTTCGGACTCGAAGGTCCCGGCTTCCGCGAAGATCACAACTGTATGTGGGACCTCAATTCTTACGGTTTGCCAGCCTTAGTACCTACGGCTCACAACGTGGTCGATGCTTATCAGCAACTCACCAATTGTACCGTACTGGGCACATGGGGTCACGTGACTGACTATTGCTGTGCCGGAATCATTGATTTCAATCCTATGCCTGAGATGCCGGGGCGCATTCTTGCCATCGGACTGAGTGCATACGAATGGGATGCAAACGATACGGTCAATAGTTATCAGACCAACATGGAACGGCTCACCAAGAACTGTATCGATTATCTGAGCAAATAG
- a CDS encoding LamG-like jellyroll fold domain-containing protein: MMNEIHNIQTMTLQLKYHIFTAMLLFGVAIVHGQVIHVGNDGRDAATAYGVRPLEFVDGAQGKAFRTDGYSTYATTEIVPTRIDASTFSMSLWCAPETYPMMNVNEAETVPTYATIVGNIDDAAQTGFAFELSSQGDYRFRCYAGGWETICAATDKLSCSVWSHLVAIRNGRRLYLYNNGTQVGMVNMAFPLSAGDETLYIGKSAAELKAHGPFNINTFNGLIDDFTVYNSVLSGSQLAGITQTPDLSIPESRFANNIYRPQLHGMPAANWTNESHGLIWHNGSFHTFFQKNANGPYMARLHWGHIVSEDLLHWQEEPIALMPGEPYDIKGCWSGAVMTVDGRPHIIYTGVDNGRARIVEATPNDNNLLSWTKQSVIIDGRPSGLSDDFRDPYPFEIEGNRYIVVGTSKNGVGAMTLHKYADGIWTNDGRIFFQGSNATTAGTFWEMPTVTPMGDKWLVTVTPLGTGKGTVTLYWVGTIGSDGTFNPDNMTPRQLELDGMSKDGFGLLSPSITQKDGKTLLMGIVPDKLGAVDNYKLGWAHTYSLPREVTLADDGTLIQKPAVNFNGGTPATTLTNLQLDGAQRLDGVSGRLWQVTGEFTVGASIFGLNFLKSGNRMAKIFYTPISNELTVDLTGIDRKINDAGVFNGKYVSSLPKRPAVGETLKLDIFFDHSILDVFVNDTYAFSLRVFATDAAANDVEVFSDGPTTLKRLTANMTPTGISSVVTDAQTDKHWYTLGGIRTSCHTGRGVYIHQGKKYLKP, from the coding sequence ATGATGAACGAAATACACAATATACAAACGATGACACTACAACTGAAATACCATATTTTTACTGCCATGCTGCTCTTCGGAGTTGCGATTGTTCATGGCCAGGTTATTCACGTGGGCAACGACGGACGTGACGCCGCGACGGCTTATGGCGTAAGGCCATTAGAATTTGTGGATGGTGCACAAGGTAAAGCCTTCCGTACTGATGGCTATTCAACTTATGCTACCACTGAAATTGTTCCAACACGGATAGACGCCTCGACTTTCTCCATGTCGCTTTGGTGTGCTCCTGAAACCTATCCCATGATGAATGTGAACGAGGCAGAGACAGTTCCGACTTACGCTACCATCGTCGGCAACATCGACGACGCAGCTCAAACAGGTTTTGCCTTTGAACTGAGTTCGCAGGGCGACTATCGTTTTCGCTGTTACGCGGGTGGATGGGAAACCATCTGTGCGGCTACCGACAAATTGTCCTGCAGTGTCTGGAGCCACCTTGTGGCTATTCGCAACGGGCGTCGGCTCTATCTTTACAACAACGGCACTCAGGTAGGAATGGTGAATATGGCTTTCCCGCTGTCGGCAGGCGACGAAACGTTATACATCGGAAAGTCTGCTGCCGAACTGAAAGCGCACGGACCTTTCAATATCAACACATTCAACGGTCTTATCGATGATTTCACCGTCTATAACAGCGTGCTTTCGGGCTCTCAACTCGCCGGCATCACACAGACCCCTGATCTTTCGATTCCTGAGAGCCGATTTGCAAACAACATCTATCGTCCCCAACTTCATGGCATGCCCGCTGCTAATTGGACCAATGAGAGCCACGGACTTATATGGCACAACGGAAGTTTTCATACTTTCTTTCAAAAGAATGCCAACGGTCCCTATATGGCCCGCCTACACTGGGGGCATATTGTTTCGGAAGACTTGCTCCACTGGCAGGAAGAGCCGATTGCGCTCATGCCCGGCGAACCTTACGATATCAAGGGGTGTTGGAGTGGAGCCGTAATGACGGTAGATGGGCGCCCTCATATTATCTATACGGGTGTGGACAACGGTCGTGCACGCATTGTTGAGGCTACGCCCAACGACAACAATCTCCTCTCATGGACCAAACAGAGCGTCATTATTGACGGGCGTCCTTCGGGCTTGAGCGACGATTTCCGCGACCCCTATCCGTTTGAAATAGAAGGCAATCGCTACATCGTGGTGGGAACCTCGAAAAACGGTGTGGGTGCCATGACACTCCACAAATATGCAGATGGTATTTGGACCAACGACGGCCGTATCTTTTTCCAAGGCAGCAATGCCACAACAGCAGGCACATTCTGGGAAATGCCCACCGTGACCCCGATGGGTGACAAGTGGCTTGTAACCGTTACGCCGTTAGGCACCGGCAAGGGCACCGTGACGCTTTATTGGGTTGGAACCATTGGTTCTGACGGCACATTCAACCCCGACAACATGACGCCTCGCCAGCTAGAGCTTGACGGGATGAGCAAGGACGGATTCGGACTACTTTCGCCGAGTATCACCCAAAAGGACGGCAAGACCCTACTCATGGGTATTGTGCCCGACAAATTGGGGGCTGTCGACAATTACAAATTGGGCTGGGCACACACCTACAGTTTGCCCCGCGAAGTGACTCTGGCCGATGACGGCACCCTTATACAGAAACCGGCGGTAAACTTCAACGGCGGCACGCCCGCTACCACCCTCACCAATCTGCAACTCGACGGAGCGCAACGGCTCGACGGAGTGAGTGGAAGGCTGTGGCAGGTGACGGGAGAGTTTACGGTAGGCGCGTCGATTTTCGGTCTGAACTTTCTGAAATCGGGCAACCGCATGGCCAAAATATTCTATACGCCGATCAGTAACGAACTGACCGTTGACCTCACGGGCATCGACCGAAAGATCAACGATGCGGGCGTGTTCAATGGTAAATATGTGAGCAGTCTGCCCAAACGACCCGCCGTTGGTGAAACGCTGAAGCTCGATATATTCTTTGACCACTCCATTCTCGACGTGTTTGTCAATGACACCTACGCGTTCAGTCTGCGAGTGTTTGCCACAGACGCAGCGGCCAATGACGTGGAAGTGTTCTCCGATGGCCCTACTACGCTTAAGCGGCTCACGGCGAATATGACGCCAACGGGTATCAGTTCGGTCGTGACTGACGCCCAAACCGACAAACATTGGTATACTCTCGGAGGCATTAGAACATCGTGTCATACCGGACGAGGTGTCTATATTCATCAAGGAAAGAAATACTTGAAGCCATAA